From Variovorax sp. J2L1-78, the proteins below share one genomic window:
- a CDS encoding AAA family ATPase has translation MDVAAKLASLLGQLNTVIVGKEAQVRDCVACLLAGGHLLIEDVPGVGKTTLAHALSHTFGLQFSRVQFTADLMPGDLSGVAIYDRNQQAFVFHPGPIFSQVLLADEINRASPKTQSALLEAMEEKQVTIEGETRPLPTPFFVIATQNPHDQLGTFALPESQLDRFLMRISIGYPDRAAERELLAGADRREMLAGLPALLTAGELNALQQRVQQVHASDALLNYVQDLIAATRNGRWFLQGLSPRAGIAILRAAKAQALLANRDYVAPDDVQAVLPQTVAHRVTPVGDAGRGAFEQVRAMVAAVPLP, from the coding sequence ATGGACGTCGCCGCGAAGCTCGCCAGTTTGCTCGGTCAGCTTAACACGGTGATCGTGGGCAAAGAGGCGCAGGTGCGCGACTGCGTGGCCTGCCTGCTGGCGGGCGGCCACCTCCTGATCGAGGACGTGCCGGGGGTGGGCAAGACCACCCTCGCCCATGCGCTGTCGCACACCTTCGGCCTGCAGTTTTCGCGGGTGCAGTTCACCGCCGACCTGATGCCGGGCGACCTGTCGGGCGTGGCGATCTACGACCGCAACCAGCAGGCCTTCGTGTTCCACCCCGGGCCGATCTTTTCGCAGGTGCTGCTGGCCGACGAGATCAACCGCGCCAGTCCCAAGACCCAGAGCGCGCTGCTCGAGGCGATGGAAGAAAAGCAGGTGACGATCGAGGGCGAGACACGGCCGCTGCCGACGCCCTTCTTCGTGATCGCCACGCAGAACCCGCACGACCAGCTCGGCACCTTCGCGCTCCCCGAGTCGCAGCTGGACCGCTTCCTGATGCGCATCTCGATCGGCTACCCCGACCGCGCCGCCGAGCGCGAGCTGCTGGCCGGCGCCGACCGCCGCGAGATGCTGGCCGGCCTGCCGGCGTTGCTCACGGCCGGCGAACTGAACGCGCTGCAGCAGCGGGTGCAGCAGGTGCATGCGTCCGATGCCTTGCTCAACTACGTGCAGGACCTGATCGCCGCCACGCGCAACGGCCGCTGGTTTCTGCAGGGCCTGTCGCCGCGCGCGGGCATCGCGATCCTGCGGGCCGCCAAGGCGCAGGCGCTGCTGGCCAACCGCGACTACGTGGCGCCTGACGACGTGCAGGCGGTGCTGCCGCAGACCGTGGCGCACCGCGTGACGCCTGTCGGTGACGCCGGCCGCGGCGCCTTCGAGCAGGTGCGCGCCATGGTCGCGGCCGTCCCACTGCCGTGA
- a CDS encoding histone deacetylase family protein, giving the protein MGKTGYFTHRDCWKHDMGEGHPECPQRLDAIEDRLLVTGVGDALERGDVPLATLPQIVRAHSEAHLEHLESLSQRLIEDAPAGGPAQALLDPDTVLMRYTVLAARRAAGAAIAATDAVMAGDIENAFCAVRPPGHHACREQAMGFCFLNNVAIAARHALEVHGLDRVAVVDFDVHHGNGTEDILAGDPRVLMVGIFQHPFYPYGDIDHPAANMLNLPVPAYTKGMDVRELIEMMWMPRLEEFKPQMIFISAGFDAHRDDELGQLRLNENDFAWITDRVRDVAKRHAHGRIVSMLEGGYNLDALARSVEAHVRVLADL; this is encoded by the coding sequence ATGGGTAAAACGGGCTACTTCACTCACCGTGACTGCTGGAAACACGACATGGGCGAGGGGCACCCGGAGTGTCCCCAACGGCTCGATGCCATCGAAGACCGGTTGCTGGTCACCGGCGTAGGCGACGCGCTCGAGCGCGGCGACGTGCCGCTTGCCACGCTGCCACAGATCGTCCGCGCCCACAGCGAGGCCCACCTCGAGCACCTCGAATCGCTGAGCCAGCGGCTGATCGAGGACGCCCCCGCCGGCGGCCCGGCCCAGGCCCTGCTCGACCCCGACACCGTGCTCATGCGCTACACCGTGCTGGCGGCGCGCCGGGCGGCCGGTGCCGCCATCGCCGCGACCGACGCCGTGATGGCCGGCGACATCGAGAACGCCTTCTGCGCCGTCCGCCCGCCCGGGCACCATGCCTGCCGCGAGCAGGCCATGGGTTTCTGCTTCCTGAACAACGTCGCCATCGCGGCGCGGCATGCGCTGGAGGTGCACGGGCTCGATCGGGTGGCGGTGGTGGACTTCGACGTGCACCACGGCAACGGCACCGAGGACATCCTGGCCGGCGACCCGCGCGTGCTGATGGTTGGCATCTTCCAGCACCCGTTCTACCCCTACGGCGACATCGACCACCCGGCCGCCAACATGCTCAACCTGCCGGTCCCGGCCTACACCAAGGGCATGGATGTGCGGGAGCTGATCGAGATGATGTGGATGCCGCGCCTGGAGGAATTCAAGCCGCAGATGATCTTCATCAGCGCCGGCTTCGATGCCCACCGCGACGACGAACTCGGCCAGCTGCGGCTCAACGAAAACGACTTCGCCTGGATCACCGACCGCGTGCGTGATGTGGCCAAGCGCCATGCGCACGGGCGCATCGTGTCGATGCTCGAAGGCGGCTACAACCTGGATGCCCTGGCGCGCAGCGTGGAGGCGCACGTCCGGGTCCTGGCGGACCTGTGA